The Candidatus Denitrolinea symbiosum DNA window TCGGGGAGCGGGCGGAGGTCGGCCTCAGCGAGGCGATTGAGAGGCGTATCCACGAGTCCGTAAGTCTCGGTGAAGCCGGGCTTTTGAGCGTCCACGTAGATCAGGCCGGTTACCAGTTGATTCTCGCGCTGGGCCTCTTCGAGCATTCTCAAGGCTTCCATGCGGTTGGTGGGATCGTAATCCTCGCCCAATTTTTTCAGCCGAATGGCCGAGCCGTCGTGCAGTTCCACCTCGCGCACGGTGCCCGGCTCAAAGTCTTCGACGGTGATCTCGTCGCGCGCCGGGATGAACGCGACCTCGTGCAGGGGCGATTCGTGGTCCTTGCCCCAGGCGTAAGAGTGATAAGAACTGTCCTCGTTGTTGAACGTGACGCATGGGCTGATGATGTCGAGCATGGCGATGCCCTTGTGCGCCAGCGCGGCCTTGATGAGCTCCTTCACCTGCTTCGGGTCGCCCGCGAAGGAACGCGCCACAAAGGTCGCGTTCGAGGCCATGGCCTCCATGCAGATGTCAATGGGCATGTACAGATTCACGCCCTGCTTCTTAAGCTCGAGACCCACCTCGGCGGTGGCGGAAAACTGTCCCTTGGTGAGGCCGTACACGCCGTTGTTCTCGACGATGTAGACCATTTCCATGTTGCGGCGCATGATGTGTTTGAACTGTCCCATGCCGATGCTGGCCGAGTCGCCGTCGCCCGAAACGCCGATGCCGCGCAGCGACCGATCGGCAAACAGCGCGCCCGTGGCAAGGGAGGGCATGCGTCCGTGCAGGCCGTTGAACCCAAAGGACCGGTTCAGGAAGTAGGTGGGCGATTTACTCGAACAGCCGATGCCGCTGAACTTGACGATCTTCTCCGGCGTCAAGTTCATCTCGTAACACGCGGCGATGATCTGGCTGGAGATCGAGTTGTGTCCGCAGCCCTGGCACAGGGTGGTGGGGTTTCCGATATAATCCTTTCGGCTCAGCCCGATGGCATTCACGTTTGCGGGGGCCGCGCCGACCATGGGTAGCGTTTCGGTCATTTCCTGGCTCCTTTCCTGGCGACATTCTTTTTAACGACAGCCTTCTTGCTGGACGCTTTATTCCGGGCCGGCGATCCCTTTGCCGGTTTCTTCGGGGCGGGTTTGACGAATTTCAAAATGCCCTCGCGGATCCATTTGGCCGAAGCGGGCAGCCCGTCCTGGAAGGCGACCGAGTGGAGTTTGGGCGCCAGCTCGGGAAACTCCATACAGAACAGTTGATACATCTGCCCGTCGCGGTTCATCTCGACCACGATGATCTGGTCGTATTTTCGGATGAACTTTTCGACAGACGCGGGGAAGGGCAGCGCCCGAACCCGCATCATGCTCGACTTGAGGCCGGACGCGGCCAATTGGGCGCGCGCCTCCTCGACGGCCGATTCGGTCGAACCGTAGGCGATGATGCCCACTTTCGCGCCGCGCGTCTCGTGGGTGATCGGCTCCGGGACGTAGGCCCTCGCAGTCTCGAATTTTTTCTTCAGGCGTTCCATCCCGCGATAAAAGGTGGACGGGTCCTCGGAGTAGCGGGCGTATTCGTCGTGTCCTGTGCCGCGCGTAAAGTACGACGATAGCGGGTGCATGTTGCCGGGCAGGGTGCGATAGGGAATGCCGTCCCCGTCCTTGTCGAGATAGCGCCCCCAGTTGCCCTTCAATTCTTCCAGATCCTTTTCGGTGAGGACTTTCCCGCGGTCCATCTTTGTGGGAGGGTATTCGAAGGGCTTGCTCATCCACTGGTTCATGCCGATATCGAGGTCGGCCAGCACGAAGACGGGCGTCTGCAGGCGCTCGGCCAGGTCGAAAGCCTTCCAGCCGAATTCGAAGCACTCGAACACGTTGCCCGGCAGCAGGATGACGGATTGCGAGCCGCCGTGACCGATGAACGCCGCGAAGGTCAGGTCGCCTTGCGAAGTTCGGGTGGGCAGGCCGGTGGAGGGGCCGATGCGCTGCACGTCCCAGATGACGACGGGTATTTCGGCGTAATACGCCAGGCCCGCGAACTCGGTCATCAGGGAAAGTCCCGGGCCGGAGGTGGAGGTCATCGAGCGCAGGCCGGCCCAGCCCGCTCCCACCGCCATGCCCAGCGCGGCAAGTTCGTCTTCCGCCTGGACGACCGCGTAGGTATGCTTGCCGTCTTCGCGTTTGCGGAGCAGGGGCAGGTATTCGTTGAGGGATTCGGCCAGGCTGGTGGCGGGCGTGATCGGATACCAGCCCGCGAATTGAACGCCGCCGTAGATGGAGCCGAGCGCCCCGGCCGTGTTGCCGTCGGCCATGATCAGGCCTTCGGTCTTGTTCATCGGCTCGAGCCAGAACGGATCGGTCTTGACGAGGTTGGCCTTCGCCCAGTCCGCGCCGGCCTGGACGGCGCTCATGTTCATCAGGGTGGGTTTTTCGCGGTGTTTGAAGTGGAAGTCCAGCGCGGCGCGGACCGCTTCCATGTCAATGCCGATCATCTGGGCGATGATGCCCACGTAGATCATGTTGCCGACGAGTCCGCGCAGGCTGTTCGGCACGTCGGTCAGCTCGCGGACGAGATGTTTGACCGGCATGGGATAGACGGAGATGTCGCTGCGGGTGATGGCCTGCTGGATGTCGTCGGCGTAGAAAAAAGCCCCGCCCGGCGCGACCGATTCGAGGTCACGCGTGAACGAGGCCGGGTTGATGGTCGCCACGATGTGGTTTTTTTCGTCGCGTCCAATGTAGCCATCTTTGCTGACGCGGATGGTGTACCAGGTCGGCAATCCCTGAATGTTGGAGGGGAAGAGGTTCTTGCCGCTGACCGGGATGCCCATTTTGAAAATGGCGCGCAGGATGGTAGTGTTGGCCGTGGACGAACCAGAACCGTTCACGGTGCCGACGGTGATGGAAAAGTCGTTCACGATTTTTTGGTTCATAAAACTCCTCGATGAGGTTTGATTTTTGCCGCGGATGGAAGGGTTAGTGCGCGTGTAATTTCGTCCACGGTTTATTTTGACGATGAGATCAACTGATGGATCAGGTCGGTGTGTTCGATAAGAGCTTTGTAGCCTTCGTCGAATTCTCCTTCGCAGATGGCGTCCACCATTTTTTGATGGTAGGTCCAGACTTCGGTGAGGTAGTCGTAGTCGGTAAAGACGTTGAGGCCGACGGCTTCGTAGGCGTCCCAGTAGGCTTGCAGGAGGCCGGTGACGAAGGGATTGTTGAGGCGGCAGTAGATGACGGTATGCAGTTCGCGGTGTTCGGGGTGGGGGATTTCGATGGGGTTGCCGCGCAGTTTTTCCCAGGCGCGCGCCAAAAGAGATTGGAGCGCGGCGTGGTCTTCGGGAGTGAGAAGCGCGACGGCCTCCTGCCAGTAGGCGGTTTCGATGTGACGCCGCAGGTCGGCGAAGGTGAAGAAACTGGATTTGTCGAGGGCGAGGGCGTATTGGAGACTTTGCCGGACGGCGGGATGGAAACTATATGGCTGGCGGCGGATGCCGGTGCGCGGCTTGACTTCGACCAGGCCGAGGGCGCGCGCCACCTCCAGTTGTTCGCGCAGGGACGCGACCGAGACTCCCAGCTCGGCGCTCAACGCGGTGAGCGCCGGCAGGCTTTGCTCGGTCTGTTCGTGTGAGGCAAGGTATTGGAGGAATTCGGAGAGAGGCCGGTCGCGAAACATCGGATGATTAGTATTAATCGGATGAATAGGACGATTGGAGTATATTACGGCTGCGATAGGATGTCAAGAGAACGCAGCGGCTCTCACGCGGCCCT harbors:
- a CDS encoding 2-oxoacid:acceptor oxidoreductase subunit alpha; the protein is MNQKIVNDFSITVGTVNGSGSSTANTTILRAIFKMGIPVSGKNLFPSNIQGLPTWYTIRVSKDGYIGRDEKNHIVATINPASFTRDLESVAPGGAFFYADDIQQAITRSDISVYPMPVKHLVRELTDVPNSLRGLVGNMIYVGIIAQMIGIDMEAVRAALDFHFKHREKPTLMNMSAVQAGADWAKANLVKTDPFWLEPMNKTEGLIMADGNTAGALGSIYGGVQFAGWYPITPATSLAESLNEYLPLLRKREDGKHTYAVVQAEDELAALGMAVGAGWAGLRSMTSTSGPGLSLMTEFAGLAYYAEIPVVIWDVQRIGPSTGLPTRTSQGDLTFAAFIGHGGSQSVILLPGNVFECFEFGWKAFDLAERLQTPVFVLADLDIGMNQWMSKPFEYPPTKMDRGKVLTEKDLEELKGNWGRYLDKDGDGIPYRTLPGNMHPLSSYFTRGTGHDEYARYSEDPSTFYRGMERLKKKFETARAYVPEPITHETRGAKVGIIAYGSTESAVEEARAQLAASGLKSSMMRVRALPFPASVEKFIRKYDQIIVVEMNRDGQMYQLFCMEFPELAPKLHSVAFQDGLPASAKWIREGILKFVKPAPKKPAKGSPARNKASSKKAVVKKNVARKGARK
- a CDS encoding 2-oxoglutarate ferredoxin oxidoreductase subunit beta, with the protein product MTETLPMVGAAPANVNAIGLSRKDYIGNPTTLCQGCGHNSISSQIIAACYEMNLTPEKIVKFSGIGCSSKSPTYFLNRSFGFNGLHGRMPSLATGALFADRSLRGIGVSGDGDSASIGMGQFKHIMRRNMEMVYIVENNGVYGLTKGQFSATAEVGLELKKQGVNLYMPIDICMEAMASNATFVARSFAGDPKQVKELIKAALAHKGIAMLDIISPCVTFNNEDSSYHSYAWGKDHESPLHEVAFIPARDEITVEDFEPGTVREVELHDGSAIRLKKLGEDYDPTNRMEALRMLEEAQRENQLVTGLIYVDAQKPGFTETYGLVDTPLNRLAEADLRPLPETIKTINAMMF